Proteins from one Streptomyces sp. NBC_00390 genomic window:
- a CDS encoding PAC2 family protein, with amino-acid sequence MIELEGVPELIDPVMVAAFEGWNDAGDAASTAVAHLDREWKGEVFAALDAEDYYDFQVNRPTVWLDGGARKITWPTTRLSVVRIGGDKPRDLVLVRGIEPSMRWRSFCNEILGFAHELGVEMVVILGALLGDTPHTRPVPVSGITSDPDLARTMDLEETRYEGPTGIVGILQEACTHAGVPAVSLWAAVPHYVSQPPNPKATLALLNRLEDLIGLRIPLGELPEDARAWQLGVDQLAAEDSEVAEYVQTLEEARDTAELPEASGEAIAREFERYLRRRDGGHGQAPGGHATEGGDSYLRDTSSGRTRPPKPPRPEPGSPPETGPGAGPDAEGDEDAPDASDD; translated from the coding sequence GTGATCGAGCTCGAGGGGGTTCCCGAGCTGATCGACCCGGTCATGGTGGCCGCGTTCGAGGGCTGGAACGACGCCGGCGACGCCGCCTCCACCGCGGTCGCGCATCTGGACCGGGAGTGGAAGGGCGAGGTGTTCGCGGCGCTCGACGCCGAGGACTACTACGACTTCCAGGTCAACCGGCCCACGGTGTGGCTGGACGGCGGTGCACGGAAGATCACTTGGCCCACCACACGGCTGTCCGTGGTCCGGATCGGCGGTGACAAGCCGCGCGACCTGGTGCTGGTCCGCGGTATCGAACCGTCCATGCGCTGGCGCTCGTTCTGCAACGAGATCCTCGGCTTCGCCCATGAGCTGGGAGTCGAGATGGTGGTCATCCTGGGCGCGCTGCTGGGCGACACCCCGCACACCCGGCCGGTGCCCGTCAGCGGGATCACCTCGGACCCGGATCTCGCGCGGACCATGGATCTCGAGGAGACCCGGTACGAGGGCCCGACCGGCATCGTCGGCATCCTGCAGGAGGCGTGCACGCACGCGGGCGTTCCCGCGGTCAGCCTGTGGGCGGCGGTGCCGCACTACGTGTCGCAGCCGCCCAACCCGAAGGCGACACTGGCGCTGCTCAACCGGCTCGAGGACCTGATCGGGCTGCGCATCCCGCTGGGCGAACTCCCCGAGGACGCACGGGCCTGGCAGCTCGGCGTGGACCAACTGGCCGCCGAGGACAGCGAAGTGGCGGAGTATGTGCAGACGCTGGAGGAGGCGCGGGACACCGCGGAGCTCCCGGAGGCGTCCGGCGAGGCCATCGCCCGCGAGTTCGAGCGTTATCTGCGGCGGCGCGACGGCGGCCACGGCCAGGCGCCGGGCGGTCATGCCACCGAGGGCGGCGACTCGTATCTGCGGGACACCTCCAGCGGACGCACCCGGCCGCCCAAGCCACCGCGCCCGGAACCTGGTTCACCGCCGGAGACGGGGCCCGGAGCCGGGCCGGACGCGGAGGGCGACGAGGACGCACCCGATGCGTCCGACGACTGA
- a CDS encoding glycerol-3-phosphate dehydrogenase/oxidase → MTTLQSVPALGTHPASGSHPSRAETREQLSRATFDLLVIGGGILGISTAWHAAQSGLRVALVDAGDFAGATSSASSKLLHGGLRYLQTGAVKLVAENHFERRAVSRQVAPHLANPLTFYLPVYKGGPHGAAKLGAGVFAYSALSAFGDGVGHVISASKAARDVPELRTENLKAVAVYGDDQMNDSRMALMTVRAAVQAGATVLNHAEVTGLRFTKGRVTGAELKDRTDGAEFGVTARLVLNATGPWVDHLRKMEDPNAAPSIRLSKGAHLVLKRTAPWKAALATPIDKYRITFALPWEDMLLLGTTDEEFEGDPADVAVNDKDITQILDEAAFSIRDQQLSRDLITYSFAGLRVLPGGPGDTSKAKRETVVTEGSGGMLSVAGGKWTTFRHIGRTVMNKLAELPGRPLADDMEPIADLPKKLPLPGIANPRAVAHRLLVDGPAPGPRMAADTARHLATHYGSLSFDIARLANENPALAERVHPDAPEIWAQVVYARDHEWAETADDVLRRRTTLTIRGLATDEIRAKVEDILGK, encoded by the coding sequence ATGACCACCCTGCAGAGCGTCCCGGCCCTCGGGACGCACCCGGCCTCCGGCTCTCACCCGAGCCGGGCCGAAACTCGGGAGCAGCTTTCCAGGGCGACCTTTGACCTCCTGGTGATCGGCGGCGGCATCCTGGGCATCTCCACTGCCTGGCATGCGGCTCAGTCCGGGCTGCGGGTGGCACTGGTGGACGCCGGCGACTTCGCCGGCGCCACCTCCTCCGCCTCCTCCAAGCTGCTGCACGGCGGTCTGCGCTACTTGCAGACCGGCGCGGTCAAACTGGTCGCCGAGAACCACTTCGAGCGGCGTGCGGTCTCCCGTCAGGTGGCACCGCACCTCGCGAACCCGCTCACCTTCTACCTGCCCGTCTACAAGGGCGGCCCGCACGGCGCGGCCAAGCTCGGCGCAGGCGTCTTCGCCTACTCCGCGCTCTCCGCGTTCGGGGACGGCGTCGGTCATGTCATCTCCGCGTCGAAGGCCGCGCGTGACGTGCCCGAGCTGCGTACGGAGAACCTGAAGGCCGTGGCCGTGTACGGCGACGACCAGATGAACGACTCCCGGATGGCGCTGATGACGGTCCGTGCGGCCGTCCAGGCGGGCGCGACCGTCCTCAACCACGCCGAGGTCACGGGCCTGCGCTTCACCAAGGGCCGGGTCACCGGTGCCGAGCTCAAGGACCGCACCGACGGCGCCGAGTTCGGTGTCACGGCCCGCCTGGTGCTCAACGCCACCGGCCCGTGGGTCGACCACCTGCGCAAGATGGAGGACCCGAACGCGGCTCCCTCCATCCGTCTCTCCAAGGGCGCGCACCTGGTCCTCAAGCGCACCGCCCCCTGGAAGGCCGCGCTGGCCACCCCGATCGACAAGTACCGCATCACGTTCGCCCTCCCGTGGGAGGACATGCTGCTGCTCGGTACGACCGACGAGGAGTTCGAGGGCGACCCGGCGGATGTCGCGGTCAACGACAAGGACATCACGCAGATCCTGGACGAGGCCGCGTTCTCGATCCGGGACCAGCAGTTGTCACGCGACTTGATCACGTACTCCTTCGCGGGTCTTCGGGTGCTGCCCGGCGGTCCCGGCGACACCTCGAAGGCCAAGCGGGAGACGGTCGTCACCGAGGGCAGCGGCGGCATGCTGTCGGTGGCCGGCGGCAAGTGGACGACCTTCCGCCACATCGGCCGTACGGTGATGAACAAGCTGGCCGAGCTGCCGGGCCGCCCGCTCGCGGACGACATGGAGCCGATCGCGGACCTGCCGAAGAAGCTGCCGCTGCCGGGCATAGCCAACCCGCGCGCGGTCGCCCACCGGCTGCTCGTGGACGGGCCCGCGCCCGGTCCGCGGATGGCTGCGGACACCGCCCGCCATCTGGCCACGCACTACGGCTCGCTGTCGTTCGACATCGCGCGCCTGGCCAACGAGAACCCGGCGCTGGCGGAGCGCGTCCACCCGGACGCGCCCGAGATCTGGGCGCAGGTCGTGTACGCGCGTGACCACGAGTGGGCCGAGACGGCGGACGACGTGCTGCGCCGCCGTACGACGCTGACGATCCGTGGTCTCGCGACGGACGAGATCCGCGCCAAGGTCGAGGACATCCTCGGTAAGTAG
- a CDS encoding superoxide dismutase: MERSFARRELLGTAAAVGAAALLGPPAGSARAADGSAEGPWPARFLLPNGFQPEGITIGRSPYAYLGSLGTGDVYRASLATGRGRIVSEGAGTGHSVAGLKIDRHERRLFLSGGFSREIRVADARSGEIVRNFPVGAANSMVNDVILTPGAAWFTDSFQPQLYRLPLDLRGEPGRAVETVPLGGEWEQGTDFTANGIERTPDGCALLVVNTVVEGGSLMRVDPRTAMARRVDLGDLRIPFGDGLLLLGRHLYIVQQQRNQIDVVLLNDAGTRGTAIGRITDPERFRIPTTAAAFGRRIYLPNARFDVGPTPETEYDVVAVGQV, encoded by the coding sequence ATGGAACGTTCCTTCGCACGCAGAGAATTACTGGGCACGGCCGCCGCCGTCGGCGCGGCCGCACTGCTCGGACCACCGGCCGGCTCCGCACGGGCGGCGGACGGATCCGCCGAAGGGCCCTGGCCCGCCCGCTTCCTCCTGCCGAACGGCTTCCAGCCCGAGGGCATCACGATCGGGCGCAGCCCGTACGCCTACCTGGGCTCGCTCGGCACCGGTGATGTGTACCGGGCGAGTCTGGCCACCGGACGCGGCCGGATCGTGAGCGAGGGGGCCGGCACCGGCCACTCGGTCGCCGGGCTGAAGATCGACCGGCACGAACGGCGGCTGTTCCTGTCCGGCGGCTTCAGCCGGGAGATCCGGGTCGCCGACGCCCGCTCAGGGGAGATCGTCCGGAACTTCCCCGTGGGCGCCGCGAACTCGATGGTGAACGATGTGATCCTCACGCCGGGCGCCGCCTGGTTCACGGACTCGTTCCAACCTCAGCTCTACCGGCTGCCGTTGGACTTGCGGGGCGAGCCAGGCCGGGCGGTGGAGACGGTGCCGCTGGGCGGAGAGTGGGAGCAGGGCACGGACTTCACGGCGAACGGCATCGAGCGAACCCCGGACGGGTGCGCCCTGCTGGTGGTGAACACCGTGGTCGAGGGCGGCTCGCTGATGCGGGTCGACCCGCGCACGGCCATGGCCCGCAGAGTCGACCTCGGCGATCTCAGGATCCCCTTCGGTGACGGTCTGTTGCTGCTCGGCCGTCACCTGTACATCGTTCAGCAGCAGCGCAACCAGATCGATGTGGTCCTGCTGAACGACGCGGGCACCAGGGGCACGGCGATCGGGCGGATCACCGACCCGGAGCGATTCCGGATCCCGACCACGGCCGCGGCCTTCGGCCGCCGGATCTATCTGCCCAACGCCCGCTTCGATGTCGGGCCGACGCCGGAGACCGAGTACGACGTGGTGGCGGTCGGCCAGGTGTGA